One Leptospira johnsonii genomic region harbors:
- a CDS encoding adenylate/guanylate cyclase domain-containing protein — protein sequence MKQKLVQLIYLIFGDPKKNSLEHRLFNAISLVNGSLNILGSIFEETTEYSHRVILLNLISGTILLIMYYFSRFKNIYYVLFWPLNLTILAYLSSLWFLHGGSNGGNHYYFIPALVIATILLKNHNIFFIYAFYAFVTGFLYIFEYLYPNFIVPQKDRDAEYMDLGGNYIFVQILTGILIFILSRNLNIERKKSDNLLRNILPESIADELKMNDTVQPKRYDSVTVIFTDMAGFTQIAEKMTPEELVKELHFFFAEFDKIAKKYGLEKIKTIGDAYMAVAGLPTPNHTHARDAVFCGLEFQQFMKKQKEERQNLGLPTWELRLGIHTGSVVAGVIGTEKFAYDIWGDTVNTASRMESSGVPGEVNISLDTFHFIREDFVCESRGLIKAKNKGEIEMFLVKEPREV from the coding sequence ATGAAACAAAAGCTAGTCCAGCTCATTTATTTGATCTTCGGAGATCCGAAAAAGAACTCCTTGGAACACAGACTTTTCAACGCAATCTCGCTAGTAAACGGAAGTTTGAATATATTAGGCTCGATCTTCGAAGAGACAACCGAATATTCTCACCGGGTCATTCTTTTAAATTTGATCTCCGGCACCATTCTACTCATCATGTATTACTTTTCCAGATTTAAGAATATTTATTACGTTCTTTTCTGGCCGTTAAATCTAACTATACTTGCATATTTATCTTCTCTTTGGTTCTTGCATGGGGGTTCTAATGGAGGGAATCATTATTATTTTATCCCAGCATTGGTGATTGCCACTATTCTTTTAAAAAATCATAATATCTTTTTCATCTATGCGTTTTATGCATTTGTCACCGGCTTCCTATACATATTCGAATATCTTTACCCTAATTTCATAGTTCCTCAAAAAGATCGGGACGCGGAATATATGGATCTGGGAGGAAACTATATTTTTGTCCAGATCCTGACAGGAATACTGATCTTCATACTTAGCAGGAACCTGAATATAGAAAGAAAAAAATCGGATAATCTACTTAGGAACATCCTTCCGGAATCGATCGCAGACGAATTAAAAATGAACGATACGGTCCAGCCAAAACGTTATGATAGCGTTACAGTAATATTTACCGACATGGCAGGTTTCACCCAGATCGCCGAAAAAATGACCCCAGAGGAACTAGTGAAGGAACTTCACTTCTTCTTTGCAGAGTTTGATAAGATCGCCAAAAAATACGGTTTGGAGAAGATCAAGACAATCGGAGATGCATACATGGCCGTTGCCGGACTTCCTACGCCAAATCATACCCACGCAAGAGATGCGGTCTTCTGCGGGTTGGAATTCCAACAATTCATGAAAAAACAGAAAGAAGAAAGACAGAACTTAGGCCTTCCTACGTGGGAATTACGTTTAGGGATCCATACAGGGAGTGTGGTGGCAGGAGTAATTGGTACAGAAAAATTTGCTTATGATATCTGGGGAGACACAGTCAACACCGCAAGCCGTATGGAAAGCTCCGGAGTCCCGGGAGAAGTGAATATCTCCCTGGATACGTTCCATTTTATAAGAGAAGATTTTGTCTGCGAGTCCAGGGGACTCATCAAGGCCAAGAACAAGGGAGAGATCGAAATGTTTTTGGTGAAGGAGCCCCGAGAAGTATAA
- a CDS encoding carboxylate--amine ligase, giving the protein MLETQTEQDLLRQSDPMEFWPTWKLYLPLIPYIAFESIRSIRSGSISSLGFGTIAAANPSIPLGGLVGESKYQILRKLDPEHVLKFFLVPKGSKDINSILEKMNSFGLTFPVILKPDSGQRGQGVRKIQSPKHLEECLLESNVDLLVQEFHPGPFEAGIFYYRYPNSSLGKIFSITRKVFPRLIGNGISTLSKLVENHSRFKIQKDRFQKRFSETWDKVPKLGENILLSEAGNHCQGTLFLDGSEWITPELENKIHEISSSFSGFYFGRYDIRFSSLKDFLEGKDLHIVELNGVTSESTNLYDPRFSLRERYSILFSQWKILFKISRQSKAKAAGLFSIVKELYNFYFGDRNVSDLSS; this is encoded by the coding sequence ATGTTAGAAACACAGACAGAACAAGATTTGCTTAGGCAATCTGATCCGATGGAATTTTGGCCCACTTGGAAATTGTATCTGCCTTTGATCCCTTATATCGCTTTTGAATCCATTCGTTCTATCCGATCAGGATCAATTTCTTCCTTAGGATTTGGAACAATTGCGGCGGCAAACCCAAGCATTCCGTTAGGCGGCCTCGTAGGCGAATCTAAATATCAAATCTTACGAAAATTAGATCCCGAACATGTATTAAAATTCTTTTTAGTTCCAAAAGGTTCCAAAGACATAAATTCTATTTTAGAAAAAATGAATTCTTTTGGATTAACATTCCCTGTCATACTAAAACCTGATTCTGGACAAAGAGGGCAAGGAGTCAGAAAGATCCAAAGCCCAAAACATTTGGAAGAATGTTTACTAGAATCAAATGTAGACCTGCTCGTCCAAGAATTTCATCCAGGTCCATTCGAGGCTGGGATCTTTTATTATAGATATCCGAATAGTTCCCTGGGTAAAATATTCTCTATCACCAGAAAAGTATTTCCAAGATTAATCGGAAATGGGATTTCTACTCTTTCGAAATTAGTAGAAAACCATTCTAGATTTAAAATACAGAAAGATAGATTTCAAAAAAGATTTTCGGAAACTTGGGACAAAGTCCCTAAATTAGGAGAGAATATTCTTCTTTCAGAAGCTGGAAACCATTGTCAGGGAACTTTATTTTTGGACGGTTCGGAATGGATTACTCCCGAATTGGAAAATAAGATCCATGAGATTTCCTCATCCTTTTCAGGTTTTTATTTTGGAAGATACGATATTAGATTTTCTTCCCTCAAAGATTTTTTAGAGGGGAAAGATCTTCATATAGTGGAATTAAATGGAGTCACTTCCGAATCTACGAACTTATACGATCCCAGATTTTCGCTAAGAGAAAGATATTCCATACTATTCTCTCAATGGAAGATATTATTTAAAATTTCCAGACAGTCAAAAGCTAAAGCCGCCGGCTTATTTTCCATAGTAAAAGAATTGTACAATTTTTATTTCGGGGACAGGAATGTGTCCGACCTTTCCAGTTGA
- the pstB gene encoding phosphate ABC transporter ATP-binding protein PstB yields MKDTKVKIKSRHFNFFYGENQALHDISLEIHAKKVTAFIGPSGCGKSTFLRSINRMNDVIDSSKVNGKLEIDGINIYDPLMNVVELRKRVGMVFQKSFPFPKSIYENIAYGLKLNGKVSKDEMDHIVEESLRKSALWKEVKDRLNDSALGLSGGQQQRLCIARAIAMNPEVILMDEPCSALDPISTKKVEEFISEFKDSYTIVIVTHNMQQAARVSDYTGFFYMGRLVEFDTTKKMFHDPSKKETEDYISGKFG; encoded by the coding sequence ATGAAAGATACAAAAGTAAAAATAAAATCCCGCCATTTCAATTTTTTCTACGGTGAGAACCAGGCATTACATGATATCTCTTTAGAAATTCATGCGAAGAAGGTCACAGCGTTCATCGGACCTTCCGGTTGTGGTAAGTCCACTTTTTTGAGATCCATAAATCGTATGAACGACGTGATCGATAGCTCTAAAGTAAACGGTAAACTGGAAATAGACGGTATCAATATTTACGATCCTCTAATGAACGTTGTAGAACTCAGAAAAAGAGTCGGAATGGTTTTCCAAAAATCCTTCCCTTTTCCTAAATCCATTTATGAGAATATTGCCTACGGTCTGAAACTGAACGGCAAAGTCTCTAAGGATGAGATGGATCATATTGTTGAGGAAAGTTTGAGAAAATCCGCTCTCTGGAAAGAGGTCAAGGACAGATTGAACGATAGCGCACTTGGACTTTCCGGAGGACAACAGCAAAGGTTATGTATCGCAAGAGCGATCGCAATGAATCCTGAAGTGATCTTAATGGATGAGCCTTGTTCCGCTTTGGATCCTATCTCCACTAAAAAGGTAGAAGAGTTCATTTCTGAATTCAAGGATTCATATACAATCGTGATCGTGACACATAATATGCAGCAAGCTGCTCGCGTAAGCGATTACACAGGCTTCTTCTATATGGGGCGTTTGGTGGAATTCGATACTACTAAAAAGATGTTCCACGATCCTTCCAAAAAGGAAACAGAAGATTATATTTCAGGAAAATTCGGCTGA
- the pstA gene encoding phosphate ABC transporter permease PstA, with translation MKWKKVRLKRKRVIQDKIYSILALGAPMLATGLILSAVLLMLGNIFYKGFSGISWEFLTEAPRNNNLEGGIFPAIYGTVYLVFIMVLCSIPIGTATGIFLSEYTVRDSKFAMTVRFAINTLAGVPSIVFGLFGVGFFIQFIGKGMDHVASNTTPVWGKPALIWAAATLAILTLPVVIISVEETMRSIPREMRESSLALGATKWQTIWKLILPNSLTGILTGAILAIGRGAGEVAPILFVGVVYSLPELPTHLSDQFMQLGYHLFVLATQSPDVDAAMPKQYATTVVLLTLTFGMSFFATFLRYRIRKSRGKAHV, from the coding sequence TTGAAATGGAAAAAAGTCAGACTTAAAAGAAAAAGAGTCATCCAAGATAAAATTTACTCCATATTAGCGTTGGGCGCTCCCATGCTTGCTACAGGACTTATTTTATCAGCGGTCCTCCTTATGCTCGGGAACATATTCTATAAAGGATTTTCCGGAATTAGCTGGGAATTCCTTACCGAGGCGCCAAGGAACAATAACTTAGAAGGCGGGATCTTTCCTGCGATCTACGGGACCGTATATCTAGTTTTTATAATGGTCTTATGCAGCATTCCAATAGGGACAGCAACCGGGATCTTTCTTTCCGAATACACTGTAAGAGATTCTAAGTTCGCGATGACCGTAAGATTTGCGATCAATACTTTGGCAGGAGTTCCTTCCATCGTATTCGGTCTATTCGGTGTCGGGTTCTTCATCCAGTTCATTGGAAAAGGAATGGACCATGTTGCGAGTAATACTACTCCAGTTTGGGGAAAACCGGCCCTAATCTGGGCGGCGGCAACTCTTGCTATTCTCACCCTACCCGTAGTCATCATCTCTGTAGAAGAAACCATGAGAAGTATTCCTAGAGAAATGAGAGAATCCAGTCTCGCGTTAGGCGCAACCAAATGGCAGACTATCTGGAAACTGATTTTACCGAATTCTTTGACTGGGATCTTGACAGGGGCGATCCTTGCAATCGGAAGAGGAGCGGGAGAAGTAGCTCCAATATTATTCGTAGGAGTAGTATATTCCTTACCAGAATTACCTACTCATCTTTCCGATCAATTTATGCAATTAGGTTACCATTTGTTCGTATTGGCTACCCAGTCCCCGGACGTAGATGCCGCCATGCCGAAACAATATGCAACCACAGTCGTATTATTGACTCTTACCTTCGGGATGAGTTTTTTCGCAACATTCTTAAGATACAGAATCAGGAAATCCAGGGGCAAGGCCCATGTATAA
- the pstC gene encoding phosphate ABC transporter permease subunit PstC: MSKLDPLLRYLLHPSRRKIDVFAETFVKGTAATSILIILLIFFFVFREASSLFFSDPPQATSASQSSGAPTEYNPDSSSDAPAEYNPDGDTLELNKALTVSTPEPEKLSLLENLFSKVWQPVSSVPKFGILPLIVGTAKTTIIAILLGAPLAILAALNITFFVSSRVREIVKPAIEMLANFPSVVIGFFCLMDVATVVKATFDIDFRLNALTGGIGLAIAVTPIIFTVAEDALSTVPQSYRQASLALGATEWQTAYRVMLPAALPGVFAAVLLGIGRAFGETMIALMATGNAPMMSFGIFDPSRTFAATIGAEMGEVIWGSEHYNILFFLGVLLFLFTFSLNAITELYVKKRLMKKFQGS; this comes from the coding sequence ATGAGCAAACTCGATCCTCTGCTGAGATATCTTTTACATCCGAGCAGAAGAAAAATAGACGTTTTCGCGGAAACCTTCGTTAAAGGGACTGCCGCCACTTCCATCCTTATCATTCTTCTTATTTTTTTCTTCGTCTTTAGAGAAGCTTCTTCCTTATTCTTCTCAGATCCTCCGCAAGCCACTTCCGCTAGTCAAAGCTCCGGAGCGCCTACGGAATATAATCCTGACTCCAGTTCGGATGCTCCTGCGGAATACAATCCGGACGGAGATACTTTAGAATTGAATAAGGCACTAACTGTTTCCACGCCTGAACCTGAAAAACTTTCTCTTTTAGAAAATCTTTTCAGTAAGGTTTGGCAGCCGGTCTCATCCGTTCCTAAGTTCGGTATCCTACCTTTGATCGTGGGCACCGCAAAAACTACAATCATAGCGATCCTACTCGGAGCTCCCTTAGCTATTTTAGCCGCTTTGAATATTACGTTTTTTGTATCTAGCAGGGTGAGAGAGATCGTAAAACCAGCCATCGAAATGCTTGCAAACTTCCCTTCCGTAGTGATCGGATTTTTCTGTTTGATGGATGTCGCCACCGTTGTAAAGGCAACCTTCGATATAGATTTCAGATTGAACGCGCTCACTGGAGGGATCGGTTTAGCGATCGCGGTCACTCCTATCATTTTTACAGTGGCAGAAGATGCGTTAAGCACTGTGCCTCAATCCTATAGACAGGCATCCTTGGCATTAGGTGCTACAGAATGGCAAACCGCTTATAGAGTTATGCTTCCTGCAGCATTGCCTGGAGTATTCGCTGCCGTACTTTTAGGGATCGGAAGGGCTTTCGGAGAGACAATGATCGCTCTTATGGCTACAGGTAACGCTCCTATGATGAGTTTCGGTATTTTTGATCCGAGTAGGACATTCGCCGCCACGATCGGCGCAGAAATGGGAGAGGTCATCTGGGGATCAGAACATTATAATATTCTGTTCTTCTTAGGTGTGCTTCTATTCCTATTCACTTTTTCCTTGAACGCAATCACTGAGTTGTACGTCAAAAAACGGCTCATGAAAAAGTTCCAAGGCTCTTGA
- a CDS encoding phosphate ABC transporter substrate-binding protein: MKKIGLRLIVLLVFALSSFSVSGEEKKTITIKGSDTMVILVQKWTETFPDKSVQFQVTGGGSGTGIAALINGTTDICSASRPLKPQEIQQLKEKYNSNGVEIKVAIDGISLYVNKKNPVAKLSLEEIRKIFTGKITNWKEVGGEDHKIVLYSRENNSGTYEYFKEHALEKQDFDPSAQHMVGTAALVNAISKDKWGIGYGGAAYASGVKDLAVSADANSKAELPTEANILTNKYPISRYLYFYLREAPKDQTKKFIDWVIGKDGQKVVKDVGYFPLKKK, translated from the coding sequence ATGAAAAAGATAGGTTTAAGACTTATTGTCTTATTAGTATTCGCTCTTTCTTCATTTTCCGTATCCGGGGAAGAGAAAAAGACAATCACCATTAAAGGATCCGATACGATGGTTATCCTGGTTCAAAAATGGACCGAAACCTTCCCGGATAAATCCGTTCAATTCCAAGTTACTGGAGGAGGATCTGGTACTGGGATCGCAGCGCTGATCAACGGAACCACGGATATTTGTTCCGCTTCTCGCCCTCTCAAACCTCAAGAAATCCAACAATTAAAGGAAAAATATAATTCCAACGGTGTGGAAATCAAGGTTGCAATCGACGGCATTTCTCTTTATGTAAACAAAAAGAATCCAGTCGCTAAACTTTCTCTGGAAGAAATCCGCAAAATTTTCACCGGAAAGATCACCAATTGGAAAGAAGTTGGCGGAGAAGATCATAAAATCGTATTGTATAGCCGAGAAAATAATTCCGGAACTTACGAGTATTTCAAAGAGCACGCTTTAGAAAAACAAGACTTTGATCCTTCTGCACAACATATGGTAGGAACTGCAGCACTAGTAAACGCAATCTCCAAAGATAAGTGGGGAATCGGTTACGGTGGAGCAGCTTACGCTTCAGGAGTAAAAGATCTAGCTGTTTCTGCTGACGCAAACTCCAAAGCGGAACTTCCAACCGAAGCGAATATTTTGACCAACAAGTATCCGATCTCCAGATATCTGTATTTTTATCTGAGAGAAGCGCCTAAAGACCAAACTAAAAAGTTTATCGATTGGGTGATCGGAAAAGACGGACAAAAAGTAGTGAAGGACGTAGGTTACTTCCCTCTTAAGAAAAAGTAA
- a CDS encoding LA_3150 family lipoprotein — protein sequence MKSKLKFILPLLGLLAISCSSDTKDDSALLGALVGTPDDGNKSIVVAEVAGNFTDYTGECYDHFTILGVSNTTISPTNYYLYVMFGHSLDTELRKSALSTSTCSSLGFLGSGIPTNASPVNFKYYTCDPNLGQAGGDCGNKIKAAVGFPTN from the coding sequence ATGAAATCTAAACTTAAATTCATACTTCCACTTTTGGGATTATTGGCTATTTCTTGCTCTTCCGACACAAAGGATGATTCGGCTCTATTAGGAGCCTTGGTCGGTACTCCAGACGATGGGAACAAATCCATAGTAGTTGCTGAAGTTGCAGGAAATTTTACAGATTATACCGGAGAATGTTACGATCATTTCACTATTCTAGGAGTTTCTAATACAACGATATCTCCTACGAATTATTATCTTTATGTAATGTTTGGACATTCTCTGGACACAGAACTTAGAAAGTCCGCTCTTTCTACTTCTACTTGCAGTAGTTTGGGTTTCTTAGGTTCAGGAATTCCTACAAACGCAAGTCCTGTGAATTTCAAATATTATACCTGTGATCCAAACCTGGGACAAGCCGGGGGAGACTGCGGGAATAAGATCAAAGCAGCAGTAGGATTTCCTACCAACTAA